The following coding sequences lie in one Miscanthus floridulus cultivar M001 chromosome 9, ASM1932011v1, whole genome shotgun sequence genomic window:
- the LOC136481778 gene encoding glutathione S-transferase zeta class-like, translating into MASDDSSNVPLQELTGAAAATAAVVPPVKSPKLKLYSFWRSSCSQRVRIALNLKGLEYEYKPVNLLANEQSDPEFERLNPIKYVPALVDGETIVADSFAILLYLEDKYPQYPLLPQDPKKRALNIQIASIVGSSIQPLQNYPVWNFIEEKLDSNEAIKWTQHHINRGFTALEKLLKGCSTKYATGNEIQLADVFLEPQIYGGIKRFGIDMSVYPVLARLHEAFLEHPAFLAALPEKQPDAPSL; encoded by the exons ATGGCGTCCGATGATTCATCCAACGTGCCACTACAG GAGCTCACCGGAGCGGCAGCCGCGACGGCGGCAGTGGTGCCGCCGGTGAAGAGCCCCAAGCTGAAGCTCTACTCGTTCTGGCGAAGCTCATGCTCGCAGCGCGTCCGCATAGCCCTTAATCTCAAAG GACTGGAGTACGAGTATAAGCCGGTGAATCTCCTCGCAAACGAGCAGTCAGATCCAG AGTTTGAGAGACTGAACCCAATCAAGTATGTTCCGGCATTGGTCGATGGCGAAACGATTGTCGCAGATTCGTTTGCAATCTTGCTG TACCTAGAGGACAAGTACCCCCAGTATCCTCTGCTACCACAGGACCCCAAAAAGAGAGCACTGAATATCCAG ATTGCAAGCATCGTGGGTTCAAGCATCCAGCCACTACAAAACTATCCTGTCTGG AATTTCATCGAGGAGAAGTTAGACTCCAACGAAGCAATTAAGTGGACACAGCATCACATCAATAGGGGCTTCACAG CTCTTGAGAAGTTGTTGAAAGGATGCAGCACCAAATATGCCACAGGAAACGAAATCCAGCTG GCAGATGTATTTCTTGAACCACAGATATACGGTGGAATTAAGCGCTTTGGAATTGATATG TCAGTTTACCCTGTCCTGGCGAGGCTCCATGAAGCGTTCCTGGAACATCCTGCCTTCTTGGCTGCATTGCCAGAGAAGCAACCAGATGCACCTTCCCTCTGA
- the LOC136479687 gene encoding aspartyl protease family protein At5g10770-like, with translation MEKKTMPLLPLPVAHKHVHGAPWAVWPAHGHAPRRRGQPRGALPHGAASPWARSPAAQVRGRPRGELPGGAASPGAVGGASVLELRHHIFSSASASSRKEEVDGLLSTDAARVSSLQRRIDKYSRLITTSPTAAAAVAVTASKAQVPVTSGAKLRTLNYVATVGLGDGEATVIVDTASELTWVQCMPCESCHDQQGPLFDPSSSPSYAAVPCNSSSCDALQLAMGGMSGAAACGGADGGQDQQQPAAACSYTLSYRDGSYSRGVLAHDRLSLAGEVIDGFVFGCGTSNQGPPFGGTSGLMGLGRSQLSLVSQTMDQFGGVFS, from the coding sequence ATGGAGAAGAAGACGAtgccgctgctgccgctgccggtgGCGCACAAGCACGTGCACGGAGCTCCCTGGGCGGTGTGGCCAGCCCATGGGCACGCTccccggcggcgcggccagcCCAGGGGCGCTCTCCCCCACGGCGCGGCCAGCCCATGGGCACGCTCCCCAGCGGCGCAGGTGCGCGGCCGGCCTAGGGGCGAGCTccccggcggcgcggccagcCCAGGGGCCGTGGGTGGCGCCTCGGTGCTCGAGCTGAGGCACCACATCTTCAGCTCCGCGTCGGCCAGTAGCAGGAAGGAGGAGGTGGACGGACTCCTGTCCACCGACGCCGCGCGCGTCTCGTCGCTGCAACGGCGCATCGACAAGTACAGCAGGCTGATCACCACCTCGccgaccgcggcggcggcggtggcggtgaccGCGTCCAAGGCACAGGTGCCTGTCACCTCGGGCGCGAAGCTCCGGACGCTCAACTACGTGGCCACCGTCGGGCTGGGCGACGGCGAGGCCACGGTGATCGTGGACACGGCCAGCGAGCTGACCTGGGTGCAGTGCATGCCGTGCGAGTCGTGCCACGACCAGCAGGGCCCGCTCTTCGACCCGTCCTCGTCGCCGTCCTACGCCGCGGTGCCGTGCAACTCCTCCTCCTGCGACGCGCTACAGCTGGCCATGGGCGGCATGTCGGGCGCCGCGGCGTGCGGCGGCGCCGACGGCGGCCAGGACCAGCAGCAGCCGGCGGCGGCCTGCAGCTACACGCTCAGCTACCGCGACGGCTCCTACTCCCGCGGCGTCCTGGCGCACGACAGGCTAAGCCTGGCCGGGGAGGTCATCGATGGCTTCGTGTTCGGCTGCGGCACCAGCAACCAGGGCCCGCCGTTCGGCGGCACGTCTGGCCTCATGGGGCTCGGCCGGAGCCAGCTCTCGCTCGTCTCCCAGACCATGGACCAGTTCGGCGGCGTCTTCTCCTAG